The Lonsdalea populi genome window below encodes:
- a CDS encoding sugar efflux transporter, producing MHTSATTPRRLPDITVSAFLLVAFLSGIAGALQLPTLSLFLSMEVHARPVLVGLFYTGNAVIGIVVSQLLASYSDNRGDRKRLIVACCLFGALACLLFAWNRNYAVLLLVGVLLSSFGSTANPQLFALAREYADRSGREAAMFSSVMRAQISLSWVIGPPIAFALALGLGFPAMYMTATGVFLLCGLMVGLLLPSMPKHPRIKTAETLDSPRSHRRDTLLLCAACTLMWTCNGIYLINMPLYLVQELKLEEKLAGVMMGTAAGLEIPAMLISGYLARRLGKRYLMRLAIAAGLLFYLGLCLLDSPRALLALQLLNAVFIGILAGIGMLYFQDLMPGQAGAATTLFSNTSRVGWIISGSLGGLVAEIWNYHAGFILALGLSLAAGYCMWRIKDA from the coding sequence ATGCATACATCCGCCACGACACCGCGACGACTGCCAGACATCACCGTGTCCGCTTTTCTGCTTGTTGCGTTTCTCTCCGGTATCGCCGGAGCCTTGCAGCTCCCGACCCTGAGTCTGTTCCTCTCCATGGAAGTCCATGCGCGTCCGGTACTCGTGGGTTTGTTCTACACCGGCAATGCGGTCATCGGCATTGTGGTCAGCCAACTCCTGGCCAGTTACTCCGACAACCGCGGCGACCGCAAGCGGCTGATCGTGGCCTGCTGCCTGTTCGGCGCGTTGGCCTGCCTGCTGTTTGCCTGGAATAGAAACTATGCAGTGCTGTTGTTGGTAGGCGTATTGCTCTCGAGCTTCGGCTCGACGGCCAATCCACAGCTGTTCGCGCTGGCGCGTGAGTATGCCGACCGTTCAGGGCGCGAGGCCGCGATGTTCAGCTCCGTGATGCGCGCGCAGATCTCGCTTTCCTGGGTTATCGGTCCGCCCATCGCCTTCGCGTTAGCGCTGGGATTGGGCTTCCCGGCGATGTATATGACCGCAACCGGCGTGTTCTTACTGTGCGGTCTGATGGTCGGACTGCTGCTGCCGTCGATGCCGAAGCATCCCCGCATCAAAACCGCCGAAACGCTGGATTCGCCGCGCAGCCACCGCCGCGACACACTGCTGCTCTGCGCCGCCTGTACGCTGATGTGGACCTGCAACGGCATCTACCTCATTAATATGCCGCTTTATTTAGTGCAAGAGCTGAAGCTGGAAGAGAAGCTGGCGGGCGTAATGATGGGCACGGCGGCCGGGCTGGAAATTCCGGCGATGCTGATTTCGGGTTATCTCGCCCGGCGTCTCGGCAAGCGCTATTTAATGAGGCTGGCTATCGCCGCCGGCCTGCTGTTTTATCTCGGATTATGCCTGCTGGACTCTCCGCGGGCGCTGCTGGCGTTACAGTTGCTGAACGCCGTGTTTATCGGCATTCTGGCCGGTATAGGCATGCTCTATTTTCAGGATTTGATGCCGGGTCAGGCAGGCGCGGCCACGACGCTGTTTTCGAATACCTCCCGCGTCGGCTGGATCATTTCGGGTTCGCTGGGCGGACTGGTGGCGGAGATCTGGAACTATCACGCGGGATTCATCCTTGCGCTTGGTCTGAGTCTGGCGGCAGGCTACTGCATGTGGCGCATTAAAGATGCCTGA
- a CDS encoding YkgJ family cysteine cluster protein produces MDCRPDCGACCIAPSISSPLPGMPQGKPANTPCIHLDARMRCKIFHSPLRPAVCASLQPRRDMCGQHRDESLIYLIQLENATAP; encoded by the coding sequence ATGGACTGTCGTCCCGACTGCGGCGCTTGCTGCATCGCACCTTCTATATCGAGCCCGCTTCCCGGCATGCCGCAGGGAAAACCCGCTAATACGCCTTGCATCCATCTGGATGCGCGAATGCGCTGCAAGATTTTTCATTCGCCGCTGCGGCCTGCCGTGTGCGCCAGCCTGCAACCCCGGCGGGATATGTGCGGCCAGCATAGAGATGAATCTCTCATTTACCTGATTCAATTGGAAAACGCGACGGCACCCTGA
- the yeiP gene encoding elongation factor P-like protein YeiP — protein sequence MARANEIKRGMAVNYNGKLLLVKDIDIQSPSARGASTLYKMRFSDVRTGLKVEERFKGDDILDTITLSRRQVTFSYIDGDEYVFMDDEDYTPYNFKREQIEDELLFIPEGGMPGIQVLTMDGQILALELPQTVDLEIVDTAPGIKGASASARNKPATLNTGLVIQVPEYLSAGEKIRIHIPERRYMGRAE from the coding sequence ATGGCAAGAGCTAACGAAATCAAACGCGGTATGGCCGTTAACTACAACGGCAAACTGCTGCTGGTCAAAGATATCGATATTCAGAGTCCAAGCGCCCGTGGTGCCAGCACGCTATACAAAATGCGTTTTTCCGATGTCCGCACTGGACTGAAAGTCGAAGAGCGCTTTAAAGGCGATGATATCCTCGACACCATTACCCTTTCTCGCCGCCAGGTGACCTTCTCTTATATCGATGGCGACGAATATGTCTTCATGGATGATGAAGACTACACGCCGTACAACTTCAAAAGAGAGCAGATTGAAGATGAGCTGTTGTTTATTCCTGAAGGCGGTATGCCGGGCATTCAGGTCCTGACGATGGATGGACAGATTCTGGCGCTGGAACTTCCGCAGACGGTCGATCTGGAAATTGTCGACACCGCCCCCGGTATCAAAGGCGCTTCCGCCAGCGCACGCAATAAACCGGCCACCCTGAACACCGGTCTGGTGATACAGGTGCCGGAATACCTCAGCGCTGGCGAAAAAATCCGTATCCACATCCCGGAGCGCCGATACATGGGCCGCGCCGAATAA
- a CDS encoding phosphatase PAP2 family protein, whose protein sequence is MSKRNIPVILLLNAIGIALFLSWYLPANHGFWFAIDESIFFYFNQPLSTHHAFLMLVAMTNNRAFDGCSLLAMGALYLSFYLKATQVDRRRLLILGIVMLLTAVVLNQLGHLLPAQHASPSLFFEHINRVGELTGIPTKDASRDSFPGDHGMMLMIFAAFMLRYFGVKAFSIGVLITIVFSLPRVMIGAHWFTDIAVGSLSVALVGLSWWLLTPASDALLNALNRRLPGKYRPTDASH, encoded by the coding sequence ATGTCCAAACGAAATATTCCTGTGATTCTTTTATTGAACGCGATTGGCATTGCGTTGTTTCTTTCCTGGTATTTACCGGCCAATCACGGCTTCTGGTTTGCCATCGATGAATCTATTTTCTTTTATTTTAATCAGCCCCTGTCGACCCACCACGCATTCCTGATGCTGGTGGCGATGACCAACAACCGCGCGTTTGACGGCTGTTCTTTGCTGGCAATGGGCGCGCTGTACCTGAGTTTTTACCTCAAAGCCACGCAGGTCGATCGCCGTCGACTGCTGATACTGGGGATCGTCATGCTGCTCACCGCCGTGGTGCTGAACCAGCTCGGCCATCTGCTGCCGGCGCAGCACGCCAGCCCTTCGCTGTTTTTCGAGCACATTAACCGCGTCGGCGAACTCACCGGCATCCCGACCAAGGACGCCTCCCGCGACAGCTTCCCCGGCGACCACGGCATGATGCTGATGATTTTTGCCGCCTTTATGCTGCGCTATTTCGGTGTAAAAGCCTTTTCGATCGGCGTGCTGATTACCATTGTCTTTTCATTGCCGCGAGTGATGATTGGCGCGCACTGGTTCACAGATATCGCCGTCGGCTCGCTGTCCGTCGCACTGGTGGGATTGAGCTGGTGGCTGCTGACGCCAGCCAGCGACGCTCTGCTCAATGCCCTGAACCGCCGACTCCCCGGTAAATACCGCCCGACCGACGCCTCGCATTGA
- the mepS gene encoding bifunctional murein DD-endopeptidase/murein LD-carboxypeptidase, giving the protein MVKSQPVLRYIWRALPAVAAAIVLTACSSNNSDTVLNSQIDRRVVNGDPSLQASQAEFEAMVQNVEVKTKLLDQYASWKGVRYRLGGQTKKGIDCSAFVQRTFREQFGMDLPRSSYEQQEVGQKIQRNKLRPGDLVLFRAGSTGRHVGIYLGGQQFVHASTSSGVTISNLDETYWKHRYQEGRRVLAQAPHS; this is encoded by the coding sequence ATGGTCAAATCTCAACCGGTACTGAGATACATCTGGCGGGCCCTGCCTGCCGTCGCGGCAGCAATCGTTCTTACCGCCTGCAGCAGCAATAACAGTGATACGGTATTAAATTCTCAGATTGATAGGCGTGTGGTTAATGGTGATCCTTCACTACAAGCCTCTCAGGCTGAATTCGAAGCGATGGTCCAGAACGTGGAAGTGAAAACCAAGTTGCTTGACCAGTACGCGAGTTGGAAAGGCGTTCGTTACCGCTTAGGCGGCCAAACCAAGAAAGGCATCGATTGCTCCGCCTTTGTTCAGCGCACCTTCCGTGAACAGTTCGGCATGGATCTTCCCCGCTCCAGCTATGAGCAACAGGAAGTTGGTCAGAAAATTCAACGCAATAAATTACGCCCTGGCGATCTGGTCCTGTTTCGCGCCGGTTCGACGGGACGCCACGTAGGCATTTATCTCGGCGGCCAGCAGTTTGTCCATGCGTCAACCAGCAGCGGCGTCACCATCTCGAATCTGGACGAAACCTACTGGAAACACCGTTATCAGGAAGGGCGTCGGGTGCTCGCGCAGGCTCCGCACAGCTAA
- a CDS encoding extracellular solute-binding protein → MFKSVAFTLLFIAFPLSGLAETLQQPFAFTMLDAPKYNKSFTHFDYVNPDAPKGGRITLSALGSFDNFNRYASRGLSAVRTEVLYDSLYVNSDDESGSYYPLIASGARYDSGYRWLEIDLNPRARFHDNSPVTASDVAFTFNTFMTQGVPQFRVYYKGTTARALNPLTVRFDFGAPDKDKMIGLLTLPIIPEAFWRHRKFNEPLTQPPLAGGPYRISDYHIGQYVIYSRVKDYWAADLPVNKGLYNFDAIRYDYYLDESVALEAFKAGAFDMRIETSPKHWTTLYQGGNFSRGYIIKKDELNTAAQSTRWLVFNTTRPLFHDRRVRQALTLAFDFNWMNKTLFFNSYQRANSLFQNTEYAATGSPSANELQWLTPLKDRIPAEVFGPAYRPPESDGSGYDRTHLLQALDLLKQAGWELKNNALVNQQTGHPFRFELLISNAGNAQFVLPFQHSLKRLGIEMTVRIVDVPQFNNRLRKRDFDMLSRPYVTEPYPSANLAMSWSSQYLDSSYNSPGVQDPAIDRLIDQIIRHQGDKSALLPLGRALDRVVTWHQFMIPMWFSNHDRFAYWNKFSMPAVRPTYALGFDSWWYDASKAATLPDERR, encoded by the coding sequence ATGTTTAAATCCGTCGCTTTCACCTTACTGTTTATCGCGTTCCCGCTATCGGGGCTGGCTGAGACGCTGCAACAGCCTTTTGCTTTCACCATGTTGGACGCCCCGAAGTACAATAAAAGCTTCACCCACTTCGATTATGTCAACCCAGATGCCCCAAAAGGCGGGCGCATCACCCTCAGCGCGTTAGGTTCGTTCGATAATTTCAACCGCTATGCTTCACGGGGATTGTCCGCGGTCAGAACCGAAGTCCTTTATGATTCACTGTACGTCAATTCCGATGATGAGTCCGGTAGCTATTACCCACTGATCGCCAGCGGCGCGCGCTACGACAGCGGCTATCGTTGGCTGGAGATCGACCTGAATCCCCGCGCCCGCTTTCACGATAACTCGCCGGTCACCGCCTCAGACGTCGCCTTCACCTTCAATACCTTTATGACGCAGGGTGTCCCGCAGTTCCGCGTATACTACAAAGGCACGACCGCCCGTGCGCTCAACCCGCTTACCGTGCGGTTCGACTTCGGCGCACCGGATAAAGACAAAATGATCGGGCTACTGACGCTGCCCATTATCCCGGAAGCGTTCTGGCGACATCGCAAGTTCAACGAACCTCTGACCCAGCCTCCTCTGGCGGGTGGACCATACCGGATCTCCGACTATCATATCGGCCAATACGTTATTTATTCCCGCGTGAAGGACTATTGGGCGGCCGATCTGCCGGTCAACAAAGGGCTATATAATTTCGATGCTATTCGCTACGACTACTATCTGGATGAAAGCGTGGCGCTGGAGGCGTTTAAAGCCGGGGCTTTCGATATGCGCATCGAAACCTCCCCCAAACACTGGACGACGCTATACCAGGGCGGCAACTTTTCTCGAGGTTATATTATCAAGAAAGACGAGCTGAACACGGCAGCGCAGTCGACGCGCTGGCTGGTATTCAACACGACTCGCCCGCTGTTTCACGATCGACGAGTGCGTCAGGCGCTGACGCTGGCGTTTGATTTTAACTGGATGAACAAAACGCTGTTCTTTAACAGCTATCAGCGCGCCAACAGTCTGTTTCAAAACACGGAGTATGCGGCGACGGGCAGTCCCAGCGCCAACGAGCTGCAGTGGCTGACGCCGCTGAAAGATCGCATTCCTGCTGAAGTCTTCGGCCCCGCCTACCGTCCGCCGGAATCCGATGGCAGCGGCTACGATCGTACTCATCTGCTCCAGGCGCTCGACCTGCTGAAACAGGCAGGCTGGGAGCTGAAAAACAATGCGTTAGTCAATCAGCAGACCGGTCATCCTTTCCGGTTTGAACTGCTGATCTCCAACGCCGGCAACGCTCAGTTCGTACTCCCATTTCAGCACAGCCTGAAACGGCTTGGCATCGAGATGACGGTGCGTATAGTGGATGTACCGCAGTTCAACAACCGTCTGCGTAAGCGGGATTTCGATATGCTGTCGCGGCCGTATGTCACCGAGCCGTATCCCAGCGCCAATCTGGCGATGAGCTGGAGCAGCCAGTATCTCGACTCCAGCTACAACTCCCCCGGCGTTCAAGACCCGGCCATCGATCGCCTCATCGACCAAATCATCCGTCATCAGGGCGATAAGTCGGCGTTGCTGCCGCTAGGGCGCGCGCTAGATCGGGTAGTGACCTGGCATCAGTTCATGATCCCCATGTGGTTCAGCAATCACGATCGCTTCGCCTACTGGAACAAGTTCAGCATGCCCGCCGTGCGTCCAACGTATGCGCTAGGATTCGACAGCTGGTGGTACGACGCCAGCAAAGCCGCCACCCTCCCGGACGAACGGCGATAA